The proteins below are encoded in one region of Synchiropus splendidus isolate RoL2022-P1 chromosome 13, RoL_Sspl_1.0, whole genome shotgun sequence:
- the LOC128769866 gene encoding MICOS complex subunit MIC26-like has protein sequence MLKVTGSIMTGSLALLPLTVYAMSEEGKKDMPPPLALEELSLYTASRRHEPPLQLEREAGQLEESVASLRKLAAPYTGWCRDTYGLIKPKVQRVVQVGDSTVEYLNNAPKDFYPRAAIIGFTGVIGLFLARGSRVKKLLYPAALVTLSASLYYPEQAAAIAKSTGESVYDGAVQSYAAAEKLWKPVSKPK, from the coding sequence ATGCTGAAGGTGACAGGGAGCATCATGACCGGATCGCTGGCTCTTTTACCGCTGACAGTCTATGCGATGTCTGAGGAGGGGAAAAAGGACATGCCACCCCCGCTGGCCCTGGAGGAACTGTCCCTGTACACCGCCTCCCGGCGGCACGAGCCGCCGCTGCAGCTGGAGCGCGAAGCGGGTCAGCTGGAGGAAAGTGTCGCTTCGCTGCGGAAGTTAGCGGCTCCGTACACCGGCTGGTGTCGCGACACTTACGGCCTAATTAAACCCAAAGTTCAGCGAGTCGTCCAGGTCGGAGACTCCACCGTGGAGTACTTGAACAACGCACCGAAGGATTTCTACCCGCGGGCAGCCATCATCGGCTTCACCGGTGTCATCGGTCTCTTCCTGGCGAGAGGATCCCGAGTGAAGAAGCTCCTGTACCCGGCCGCCCTGGTGACCCTCAGCGCTTCCCTGTATTACCCGGAGCAGGCGGCCGCGATCGCCAAGTCCACCGGGGAGTCAGTGTACGACGGAGCGGTGCAGAGTTACGCTGCTGCGGAGAAGCTATGGAAGCCCGTGAGCAAACCCAAGTGA
- the eif3f gene encoding eukaryotic translation initiation factor 3 subunit F → MSVFGPVVKIHPVVLASICDSYERRNEGASRVIGTLLGTIDKHSIEVTNCFSVPHNESEDEVAVDMEFAKNMYELHKRVSPTEVIIGWYATGFDITEHSVLIHEYYSREATNPIHLTVDTALQSGKMNIRAYVSAQMGVPGKTVGVMFTPLTVKYVYYDTERIGVDLLQRTRLAPSRTKGLTSDLSQVAGSAARVQDMMTTVLAYIEDVLSGKVQADNSVGRFLMDLVNKVPTISAEDFENMLNSNINDLLMVTYLSNLTQAQIALNEKLVLL, encoded by the exons ATGTCGGTGTTCGGGCCGGTGGTGAAAATCCATCCCGTCGTTCTCGCATCTATTTGCGACTCTTATGAGCGACGAAATGAGGGAGCGAGTCGCGTGATTGGAACCTTGCTgg GCACGATCGATAAACACTCGATCGAGGTGACCAACTGCTTCTCTGTTCCTCACAATGAATCAGAAGATGAG GTCGCTGTGGACATGGAGTTTGCCAAGAACATGTACGAGCTCCACAAGAGGGTGTCGCCCACCGAGGTGATCATCGGCTG GTACGCCACTGGATTTGACATCACAGAACATTCCGTTCTCATCCACGAGTACTACAGCCGCGAGGCCACCAACCCCATTCACCTCACCGTGGACACAGCCCTGCAGAGTGGCAAGATGAACATCCGCGCCTACGTCAG TGCACAGATGGGTGTTCCAGGCAAGACAGTTGGAGTGATGTTCACACCGCTCACTGTCAAGTATGTCTACTACGATACAGAGAGGATAGGAG TGGATCTTCTTCAGCGAACACGCCTGGCCCCGAGTCGCACCAAgggcctgacctctgacctgtctCAGGTGGCTGGCTCTGCAGCCCGGGTGCAGGACATGATGACCACGGTGCTCGCCTACATCGAGGACGTGCTG TCTGGAAAGGTGCAAGCAGACAACAGCGTGGGTCGCTTCCTGATGGACCTGGTCAACAAGGTGCCCACCATCTCCGCAGAGGACTTCGAGAACATGCTCAACTCCAACATCAAC GACCTGTTGATGGTGACGTACCTGTCCAACCTCACGCAAGCACAGATTGCGCTCAACGAGAAGCTGGTGCTGCTGTGA
- the dnaaf6 gene encoding protein PIH1D3, which produces MDSFGFSTAQTLQALSDLLNPKLDEDDDDDCNNVRSSAQLGPGHIGPQSRTEAPKEEVTKTLKDIWGGNEVAEDDDDPRPKPEYEIILKQSVGTEDLFLGLSRKDPSSMCCEALLIKVKLPDTKASEVVLDVKEKFLDLQTPNYKLGLHLPHPIHHRDGKAQFFSEREELEVTLLMNRPMDAINLP; this is translated from the exons ATGGATTCTTTTGGATTTTCCACCGCTCAGACGTTACAAGCTCTTTCTGACTTGTTGAACCCCAAACTGGAcgaggatgacgatgatgactgTAAC AATGTTCGCTCAAGTGCTCAGCTGGGTCCAGGACACATCGGCCCACAGTCCAGAACAGAAG CTCCAAAAGAGGAAGTAACCAAGACTTTGAAAGATATTTGGGGGGGAAACGAAGTTGCTGAGGACGATGATGACCCTCGCCCTAAACCTGA GTATGAAATCATCCTGAAACAGAGTGTTGGGACAGAGGATCTGTTCTTGGGCCTGAGCAGGAAGGATCCTTCCTCCATGTGCTGTGAAGCCCTGCTG ATCAAAGTCAAACTCCCGGATACGAAGGCGTCAGAGGTGGTTTTGGACGTGAAAGAAAAGTTCCTGGACCTCCAGACGCCGAACTA TAAACTGGGCCTCCATCTCCCACATCCCATCCACCATCGGGACGGAAAAGCCCAGTTCTTCAGTGAAAGAGAGGAACTGGAGGTGACTCTGCTGATGAACCGACCCATGGATGCAATCAACCTGCCATGA